One genomic segment of Hordeum vulgare subsp. vulgare chromosome 2H, MorexV3_pseudomolecules_assembly, whole genome shotgun sequence includes these proteins:
- the LOC123425745 gene encoding LOW QUALITY PROTEIN: putative mixed-linked glucan synthase 1 (The sequence of the model RefSeq protein was modified relative to this genomic sequence to represent the inferred CDS: inserted 1 base in 1 codon): protein MAPAVTRRANALRVEAPDGNAESGRASLAADSPAAKRAIDAKDDVWVAAAEGDASGASAGNGDRPPLFRTMKVKGSILHPYRFMILVRLVAVVAFFAWRLKHKNHDGMWLWATSMVADVWFGFSWLLNQLPKLNPIKRVPDLAALADQCGSSGDANLPGIDIFVTTVDPVDEPILYTVNTILSILATDYPVDKYACYLSDDGGTLVHYEAMIEVANFAVMWVPFCRKHCVEPRSPENYFGMKTQPYVGSMAGEFMREHRRVRREYDEFKVRIDSLSTTIRQRSDAYNSSNKGDGVRATWMADGTQWPGTWIEQVENHRRGQHAGIVQVILSHPSCKPQLGSPASTDNPLDFSNVDTRLPMLVYMSREKRPGYNHQKKAGAMNVMLRVSALLSNAPFVVNFDCDHYINNTQALRAPMCFMLDPRDGQNTAFVQFPQRFDDVDPTDRYANHNRVFFDGTMLSLNGLQGPSYLGTGTMFRRVTLYGMEPPRYRAENIKLVGKTYEFGSSTSFINSMPDGAIQERSITPVLVDEALSNDLATLMTCAYEDGTSWGRDVGWVYNIATEDVVTGFRMHRQGWRSMYCSMEPAAFRGTAPINLTERLYQVLRXAVSTLEMFFSHSNALMAGRRIHPLQRVAYLNMSTYPIVTVFILAYNLFPVMWLFSEQFYIQRPFGTYIMYLVGVIAMIHVIGMFEVKWAGITLLDWCRNEQFYMIGATGVYPTAVLYMALKLVTGKGIYFRLTSKQTDACSNDKFADLYTVRWVPLLFPTVAVLIVNVAAVGAAIGKAAAWGFFTDQARHVLLGMVFNVWILVLLYPFALGIMGKWGKRPIILFVMLIMAIGAVGLVYVAFHDPYPTDFSEVAASLGEASLTGPSG from the exons ATGGCCCCGGCAGTCACTCGCCGAGCCAACGCTCTCCGCGTCGAGGCCCCGGACGGCAATGCCGAGAGCGGGCGCGCCAGCCTAGCAGCAGACTCCCCCGCGGCCAAGCGGGCCATCGATGCCAAGGACGATGTGTGGGTGGCCGCGGCTGAGGGAGACGCGTCTGGAGCCAGCGCCGGCAACGGCGACCGGCCGCCGCTGTTCCGGACCATGAAGGTCAAGGGAAGCATCCTCCATCCTTACAG GTTCATGATCCTCGTGCGCTTGGTCGCCGTCGTCGCGTTCTTCGCGTGGCGCCTGAAGCACAAGAACCACGACGGCATGTGGCTCTGGGCCACGTCCATGGTCGCCGACGTCTGGTTCGGCTTCTCATGGCTCCTCAACCAGCTGCCCAAGCTCAACCCCATCAAGCGCGTCCCCGACCTGGCCGCCCTCGCCGACCAGTGCGGCTCCTCCGGCGACGCCAACCTGCCAGGCATCGACATCTTCGTCACCACCGTGGACCCCGTGGACGAACCCATCTTGTACACCGTGAACACCATACTCTCCATCCTCGCCACCGACTACCCTGTCGATAAGTACGCCTGCTACCTCTCAGACGACGGCGGCACGTTGGTGCACTACGAGGCCATGATCGAAGTGGCCAATTTCGCGGTGATGTGGGTCCCTTTTTGCCGGAAGCACTGTGTCGAGCCAAGGTCCCCCGAGAACTACTTTGGGATGAAAACGCAGCCGTACGTCGGGAGTATGGCTGGAGAATTCATGAGGGAGCATAGGCGTGTGCGCAGAGAGTATGATGAGTTCAAGGTGAGGATAGACTCCCTGTCCACCACCATCCGCCAAAGATCTGATGCGTACAACTCGAGCAACAAAGGAGATGGTGTGCGTGCAACCTGGATGGCTGATGGGACACAATGGCCTGGTACGTGGATTGAGCAGGTTGAGAACCACCGGAGAGGACAACATGCTGGAATTGTTCAG GTCATACTAAGCCATCCTAGTTGCAAACCGCAACTGGGGTCTCCGGCGAGCACTGACAATCCACTTGACTTCAGCAACGTTGACACGAGGCTGCCCATGCTCGTCTACATGTCCCGGGAGAAGCGCCCCGGTTATAACCACCAAAAGAAGGCAGGCGCCATGAACGTGATGCTCCGTGTCTCGGCGTTGCTCTCCAACGCGCCATTCGTCGTCAATTTTGACTGCGACCACTACATCAACAACACGCAAGCTCTCCGCGCCCCTATGTGCTTCATGCTCGACCCTCGCGACGGTCAGAACACGGCCTTCGTCCAGTTTCCGCAGCGCTTCGACGACGTCGACCCGACGGACCGCTACGCCAACCACAACCGTGTCTTCTTCGACGGTACCATGCTCTCCCTCAACGGCCTTCAAGGGCCTTCCTACCTCGGCACTGGCACCATGTTCCGTCGTGTCACGCTCTATGGCATGGAGCCACCACGTTATAGAGCGGAGAACATCAAGCTTGTAGGTAAGACCTATGAGTTCGGTAGCTCGACGTCTTTCATCAATTCCATGCCGGACGGCGCAATCCAAGAGCGGTCTATCACGCCGGTGTTGGTCGACGAGGCACTCAGCAATGACCTGGCTACCCTGATGACGTGTGCTTACGAGGACGGGACCTCATGGGGGAGAGACGTTGGGTGGGTGTACAACATCGCGACGGAGGACGTGGTGACCGGATTCCGCATGCACCGGCAGGGGTGGCGCTCCATGTATTGCTCCATGGAGCCGGCCGCCTTCCGCGGAACAGCGCCGATCAACCTCACCGAGCGCCTTTACCAGGTGCTCC CCGCCGTATCCACCCTCGAGATGTTCTTCTCCCACAGCAACGCTCTCATGGCCGGCCGCCGTATCCACCCTCTGCAGCGTGTCGCGTACCTCAACATGTCGACCTACCCGATCGTCACGGTGTTCATCCTGGCCTACAACCTCTTCCCCGTCATGTGGCTCTTCTCCGAGCAGTTCTACATCCAGAGGCCGTTCGGCACGTACATCATGTACCTCGTCGGCGTCATAGCGATGATTCACGTGATCGGCATGTTCGAGGTGAAATGGGCGGGGATCACGCTGCTCGACTGGTGCCGCAACGAGCAGTTCTACATGATCGGGGCGACGGGCGTGTACCCGACGGCGGTGCTTTACATGGCGCTCAAGCTTGTCACGGGGAAGGGGATATACTTCAGGCTCACATCCAAGCAGACGGACGCTTGCTCCAACGACAAGTTCGCCGACCTGTACACGGTGCGGTGGGTGCCGCTGCTGTTCCCGACGGTCGCAGTGCTCATCGTGAACGTCGCGGCTGTCGGGGCAGCGATAGGCAAGGCAGCAGCGTGGGGCTTCTTCACGGACCAGGCGCGGCACGTGCTGCTCGGGATGGTGTTCAACGTGTGGATCCTCGTGCTCCTCTACCCGTTTGCGCTCGGGATCATGGGGAAATGGGGGAAGAGACCCATCATCCTGTTCGTCATGTTGATCATGGCCATTGGCGCCGTCGGGCTCGTGTATGTCGCCTTCCATGATCCCTACCCAACTGATTTTTCAGAAGTTGCAGCTTCTCTTGGTGAAGCATCGCTGACCGGGCCATCTGGGTAG